In Halobaculum sp. XH14, a single genomic region encodes these proteins:
- a CDS encoding zinc-ribbon domain-containing protein — MPSHETDGGNEPERTDDGVNDAERVRGGAGDEHRGGGVESGSRERGPDEAFCRECGTVIDADARYCPDCGASQTGGPRASPGSTIDRLVEDLLEGGNPFVAAVFSALVPGLGQLYNRELEKGLVVFVASVLAVFSTAILIGFLLYPAVWLFAIYDAYTVADRQSEERDEAERGEPSHGTR, encoded by the coding sequence ATGCCCTCCCACGAGACGGACGGCGGGAACGAACCGGAGCGCACGGACGACGGCGTGAACGACGCCGAGCGCGTGCGCGGCGGGGCCGGGGACGAGCACCGGGGTGGCGGCGTCGAGTCCGGGTCCCGCGAGCGCGGCCCCGACGAGGCGTTCTGTCGGGAGTGTGGAACCGTCATCGACGCCGACGCACGATACTGTCCGGACTGTGGCGCGTCCCAGACCGGGGGGCCCCGCGCATCGCCGGGGTCGACGATCGACAGGCTGGTCGAGGACCTGCTGGAGGGTGGCAACCCGTTCGTCGCGGCTGTCTTCTCCGCGCTGGTCCCCGGGCTTGGTCAGCTGTACAACCGGGAGCTCGAGAAGGGGCTCGTCGTGTTCGTCGCGAGCGTCCTCGCGGTGTTCTCGACCGCGATCCTGATCGGGTTCCTCCTCTACCCCGCCGTCTGGCTCTTCGCCATCTACGACGCGTACACGGTCGCGGATCGGCAGTCCGAGGAGCGCGACGAGGCGGAACGCGGCGAGCCCTCCCACGGGACCCGGTGA
- a CDS encoding dihydrofolate reductase family protein, with amino-acid sequence MAEVCLYVAASLDGFLADADGGVGWLEAFEDEYPDGEPGENGYEAFFGTVDCLVMGANTYEQIVTEFAGDAEDRAPDADGGGDDGNGDDAAVAGWPYGDVPTYVTTHRDLPRASDAVEFFAGDVADLAADLDAEYDTVWLVGGAALAREFVRKNLVDEIRLSIVPVLLGEGIRLFAEDGPERSLHLVDETAFESGIVELRYAL; translated from the coding sequence ATGGCCGAGGTCTGCCTCTACGTCGCGGCCAGCCTCGACGGCTTCCTCGCCGACGCGGACGGCGGGGTCGGCTGGCTCGAGGCGTTCGAGGACGAGTACCCGGACGGTGAGCCGGGCGAGAACGGGTACGAGGCGTTCTTCGGGACGGTCGACTGTCTCGTGATGGGCGCGAACACGTACGAGCAGATCGTCACCGAGTTCGCGGGAGACGCCGAGGACCGGGCTCCCGACGCCGACGGCGGTGGCGACGACGGCAATGGCGACGACGCGGCCGTTGCCGGCTGGCCCTACGGCGACGTCCCGACGTACGTGACGACCCACCGCGACCTGCCCCGGGCGAGCGACGCCGTCGAGTTCTTCGCGGGCGACGTCGCCGACCTGGCCGCCGATCTCGACGCCGAGTACGACACGGTGTGGCTCGTTGGCGGGGCGGCGCTCGCACGGGAGTTCGTCCGGAAGAACCTCGTCGACGAGATCAGGCTGTCGATCGTGCCGGTCCTGCTTGGCGAGGGGATCCGGCTGTTCGCCGAGGACGGGCCGGAACGCTCGCTCCATCTCGTCGACGAGACCGCCTTCGAGAGCGGCATCGTCGAGTTGCGGTACGCGCTGTGA
- a CDS encoding aspartate dehydrogenase domain-containing protein → MSPPHRIGLLGYGRICRALAGYVDRDPAFELAYVHVRSPRNDLPSDVQVTDVTELPHRSADLVIEGAAPEAVPDLAEAVLPAADLVLLSGSALADPEVEVRLDRLAADHASAVYLPHAALLGIDGLVDARSELRSVEIEARKAPSHLDFAYTDEWDEADVTEPTVLYEGPVRGLCRTFPRNFNSHAAVALASLGLDDTRSRLVADPEADSALHVVSASGDGFDLEITRDSAIEGVTGDYTLVSIWGSIRRILHADDGVRFV, encoded by the coding sequence ATGAGCCCACCGCATCGGATCGGGCTGCTCGGCTACGGACGCATCTGTCGGGCGCTGGCCGGCTACGTCGACCGGGACCCCGCGTTCGAACTCGCGTACGTCCACGTTCGCTCGCCCCGGAACGACCTCCCGTCGGACGTGCAGGTCACGGACGTGACCGAACTCCCCCACCGTTCGGCTGACCTCGTGATCGAGGGCGCGGCCCCGGAGGCCGTCCCGGACCTCGCCGAGGCGGTGCTCCCCGCGGCCGACCTCGTGCTCCTGTCCGGGTCCGCGCTGGCCGACCCCGAGGTGGAGGTGCGCCTCGACCGGCTGGCCGCCGACCACGCGAGCGCCGTCTACCTGCCACACGCCGCCCTGCTGGGCATCGACGGCCTCGTCGACGCGCGCTCGGAGCTCCGGTCGGTCGAAATCGAGGCGAGGAAGGCCCCCTCGCACCTCGATTTCGCCTACACCGACGAGTGGGACGAGGCCGACGTCACCGAGCCCACGGTACTGTACGAGGGCCCCGTCCGCGGGCTCTGCCGGACCTTCCCCCGGAACTTCAACTCCCACGCGGCGGTTGCGCTGGCGTCGCTCGGACTCGACGACACCCGCTCGCGGCTCGTCGCGGACCCCGAGGCCGACTCAGCGCTCCACGTCGTCTCGGCGAGCGGCGACGGCTTCGACCTGGAGATCACCCGCGACAGCGCCATCGAGGGCGTGACCGGCGACTACACGCTCGTGTCGATCTGGGGGTCGATCCGACGGATCCTCCACGCCGACGACGGCGTGCGGTTCGTCTGA
- a CDS encoding cobalamin-independent methionine synthase II family protein: MAEPTDRIRTTHVGSLPRPPELRELLKRRDAGEDVDADEWSRAVREATETVIERQDAVGLDVINNGEQPRVSFNWYVANRVSGIGGTREAPLWDDLQDYPEYAETEFVTDAIDLRSQPAVVEPVEYVGADAAREELDAFFDLLAATDVEPEETFITAAAPGVAAASLFDDHYGSHREFVFALADALREEYELIAETGATLQLDAPELLASGHRGPQDKSLETLKGIIRLHVEALNEAVADVPDEQLRLHTCWGSYEGPHHRDVELEKVLPELYDLDVTGISIEQANPRHQHEYRAFAEHPLPDGWYLMPGVVDVKTNVIEHPETVADRLERVADAVGDPTRVVAAPDCGFDTQAGLAMVDPEIAWAKLESLVEGASVASDRLF, from the coding sequence ATGGCCGAACCAACCGACCGGATACGGACGACACACGTCGGGAGCCTGCCGCGCCCGCCGGAACTGCGCGAGCTGTTGAAGCGTCGGGACGCCGGGGAGGACGTCGACGCCGACGAGTGGTCGCGCGCGGTGCGCGAGGCAACCGAGACCGTCATCGAGCGACAGGACGCGGTCGGACTCGACGTCATCAACAACGGCGAGCAGCCCCGCGTCTCGTTCAACTGGTACGTGGCCAACCGGGTGTCGGGGATCGGCGGCACCCGCGAGGCGCCGCTGTGGGACGACCTCCAGGACTACCCGGAGTACGCCGAGACGGAGTTCGTCACCGACGCCATCGACCTGCGGAGCCAGCCCGCGGTCGTCGAGCCGGTCGAGTACGTCGGGGCCGACGCGGCACGGGAGGAGCTCGACGCGTTCTTCGACCTGCTCGCGGCGACGGACGTCGAGCCCGAGGAGACGTTCATCACGGCCGCCGCCCCGGGCGTCGCCGCCGCCTCGCTGTTCGACGACCACTACGGCTCGCACCGCGAGTTCGTCTTCGCGCTCGCGGACGCGCTCCGCGAGGAGTACGAACTGATCGCCGAGACGGGCGCGACCCTCCAGCTCGACGCGCCCGAGCTGCTCGCGTCGGGCCACCGCGGCCCGCAGGACAAGTCCCTCGAGACGCTGAAGGGGATCATCCGGCTCCACGTCGAGGCGCTGAACGAGGCCGTCGCCGACGTCCCGGACGAGCAGCTCCGCCTCCACACCTGCTGGGGGAGCTACGAGGGGCCACACCACCGGGACGTCGAACTCGAGAAGGTGCTCCCGGAGCTGTACGACCTCGACGTCACCGGCATCAGCATCGAGCAGGCGAACCCGCGCCACCAGCACGAGTACCGCGCGTTCGCCGAGCACCCCCTGCCCGACGGCTGGTACCTCATGCCGGGCGTCGTCGACGTGAAGACGAACGTCATCGAACACCCGGAGACGGTCGCCGACCGGCTCGAACGGGTGGCCGACGCCGTCGGCGATCCGACCCGCGTCGTCGCCGCGCCCGACTGCGGCTTCGACACGCAGGCGGGGCTGGCGATGGTCGACCCCGAGATCGCGTGGGCGAAGCTCGAATCGCTCGTCGAGGGCGCGAGCGTGGCGAGCGACCGGCTGTTCTAA
- a CDS encoding ornithine cyclodeaminase family protein produces the protein MVLFLSDGDLERVLELDSLAPVVEDALVKQAAGSVERPERPHYPVGTGLDSEEPLGTGLAMPAYVHGGDYFATKLVSLHDGNAARGLPTLHAQIVLSDARTGRPVSFMDGARVTNARTGCIGGLAVRELAPEPIRLAVLGAGAQARWQTRAIATLTEVESVAVYSPSDSKHDCAADLREEGIPARAADSPAEAVADATVVVTATTSTEPVFPAEALAPGTLVVAVGAYESGMQELESAVFDRAARVFADVPEEVVEVGDVAATDLTVGDLLPMARLFDGSAGRESADEIIVVESVGSAVLDVAAATELYGAAREAGIGTEQST, from the coding sequence ATGGTACTGTTCCTCTCCGACGGCGACCTCGAGCGGGTGCTCGAACTCGACTCGCTCGCGCCGGTCGTCGAGGACGCGCTCGTGAAGCAGGCCGCAGGCAGCGTCGAACGACCGGAGCGCCCCCACTACCCGGTCGGAACCGGGCTCGACTCCGAGGAGCCGCTCGGAACGGGGCTGGCGATGCCGGCGTACGTCCACGGCGGCGACTACTTCGCCACCAAGCTCGTCAGCCTCCACGACGGGAACGCCGCCCGGGGGCTGCCGACGCTGCACGCACAGATCGTCCTCTCGGACGCCCGGACCGGCCGGCCCGTCTCGTTCATGGACGGCGCTCGCGTCACGAACGCCCGCACCGGCTGCATCGGCGGGCTCGCCGTCCGGGAGCTCGCACCCGAACCGATCAGGCTCGCCGTGCTCGGCGCGGGGGCACAGGCCCGCTGGCAGACCCGCGCCATCGCGACGCTGACCGAGGTCGAGTCCGTCGCGGTGTACTCGCCCAGCGACTCGAAACACGACTGTGCCGCCGACCTCCGCGAGGAGGGGATTCCGGCGCGTGCGGCCGACTCGCCCGCCGAGGCGGTGGCGGACGCGACCGTGGTGGTCACGGCGACGACGAGCACCGAACCGGTGTTCCCGGCCGAGGCGCTCGCGCCCGGAACGCTCGTCGTCGCCGTCGGGGCCTACGAGTCGGGGATGCAGGAGCTCGAATCGGCCGTCTTCGACCGCGCCGCGCGGGTGTTCGCGGACGTGCCCGAGGAGGTGGTCGAGGTCGGCGACGTCGCCGCGACCGACCTGACCGTCGGAGACCTGCTACCCATGGCGAGGCTGTTCGACGGGAGCGCGGGCCGTGAGTCCGCCGACGAGATCATCGTGGTCGAGAGCGTCGGCAGCGCCGTCCTGGACGTCGCCGCCGCGACCGAGCTGTACGGGGCGGCCCGCGAGGCGGGCATCGGCACCGAGCAGTCGACGTGA
- a CDS encoding NAD(P)/FAD-dependent oxidoreductase yields the protein METVVVGGGIVGLSSAYYLARAGADVTLCEAGALGTRSTARSAGGIRSQFSTPVNVELSLASREVWDTFEAAFGVDMAYRKHGYLFLAREEATADRFRENVAMQNDLGVDSELLSPAEATDHCPELDPGRFVAATYNAADGYADPNLAVQGYATAAREAGADIRTKTPVTDVLSEERGGEPTVTGVETAAERIEADAVVNAAGAWSAELASMAGVDLPIRPRRRQVAVVDPTEDLPEDVPLTIDLDTGSYFRPEREGTALVGGHFGGPDPDVDPDGYSTSMDIEWAATAVEHAADYVGYFDGDSRIERGWAGLYAVTPDHHAILEETVPGLITAAGFSGHGFQHAPATGQLVAELCVDGEASLVDVDALSSDRFGDEGEELVERNVA from the coding sequence ATGGAGACCGTCGTCGTCGGGGGAGGAATCGTCGGGCTCTCGTCGGCGTACTACCTCGCTCGTGCGGGGGCCGACGTGACCCTCTGTGAGGCAGGCGCGCTCGGGACCAGAAGCACCGCCCGCTCCGCCGGCGGCATCAGGTCGCAGTTCTCGACGCCGGTCAACGTCGAACTCTCGCTCGCTAGCCGCGAGGTGTGGGACACGTTCGAGGCGGCGTTCGGCGTCGACATGGCCTACCGGAAGCACGGCTACCTGTTCCTCGCGCGGGAGGAGGCGACCGCCGACCGGTTCCGCGAGAACGTCGCGATGCAGAACGATCTGGGCGTCGACAGCGAACTGCTCTCGCCCGCCGAGGCGACCGACCACTGTCCCGAACTCGACCCGGGGCGCTTCGTCGCGGCCACCTACAACGCCGCCGACGGCTACGCCGACCCGAACCTCGCGGTCCAGGGGTACGCCACCGCGGCCCGGGAGGCCGGCGCGGACATCCGCACGAAGACGCCCGTGACGGACGTGCTCTCCGAGGAACGCGGCGGGGAGCCGACCGTGACGGGCGTGGAGACGGCGGCCGAGCGGATCGAGGCGGACGCCGTCGTCAACGCGGCCGGCGCGTGGTCGGCAGAGCTCGCGTCGATGGCGGGCGTCGACCTGCCGATCCGCCCGCGCCGCCGCCAGGTCGCGGTGGTCGACCCGACCGAGGACCTCCCCGAGGACGTCCCCCTCACCATCGACCTCGACACGGGGTCGTACTTCCGGCCCGAGCGGGAGGGGACCGCGCTCGTCGGCGGCCACTTCGGCGGCCCGGACCCGGACGTCGACCCGGACGGCTACTCGACGTCGATGGACATCGAGTGGGCCGCGACGGCCGTCGAGCACGCCGCGGACTACGTGGGCTACTTCGACGGCGACTCGCGCATCGAGCGCGGCTGGGCCGGGCTGTACGCGGTGACGCCCGACCACCACGCGATCCTCGAGGAGACCGTGCCGGGACTGATCACCGCCGCGGGCTTTTCGGGCCACGGCTTCCAGCACGCGCCGGCGACGGGGCAACTGGTCGCGGAGCTCTGCGTCGACGGCGAGGCCTCGCTCGTGGACGTCGACGCGCTGTCGAGCGACCGGTTCGGCGACGAGGGCGAGGAACTCGTCGAGCGGAACGTCGCCTGA
- a CDS encoding GNAT family N-acetyltransferase: MSVEVRPARRDDVDGLCRVAERAWHVAHAPIIGGDAVESFLNEHYDAESFRALVAADAVVLRAALGSDGVVGFVSARPREGGATFDLGRIYVHPDRWGEGIGGRLLDRAETAVRERGGDRIELGVMAENDRAVAFYESAGYDRVGEFYDDRIDADGYTYANEL; the protein is encoded by the coding sequence ATGTCGGTCGAGGTTCGTCCCGCCCGACGGGACGACGTGGACGGGCTGTGCCGGGTCGCCGAGCGCGCCTGGCACGTCGCGCACGCCCCGATCATCGGGGGCGACGCGGTCGAGTCGTTCCTGAACGAGCACTACGACGCCGAGTCGTTCCGCGCGCTCGTCGCGGCCGACGCGGTGGTTCTGCGGGCCGCGCTGGGAAGCGACGGCGTCGTCGGCTTCGTCTCGGCGCGGCCCCGCGAGGGCGGGGCGACGTTCGACCTCGGGCGCATCTACGTCCACCCGGATCGGTGGGGCGAGGGGATCGGCGGGCGACTGCTCGACCGGGCCGAAACGGCGGTCCGTGAGCGCGGCGGCGACCGGATCGAACTCGGCGTCATGGCCGAGAACGACCGCGCCGTCGCGTTCTACGAGTCGGCCGGCTACGACCGCGTCGGCGAGTTCTACGACGACCGGATCGACGCCGACGGGTACACGTACGCGAACGAACTGTGA
- a CDS encoding VOC family protein — protein MSLTIDHVTVAGRDLDALAEAFTEAGLAAEYGGTHSNGVTHMASVGFRDGSYVELVSTVESDADSSWWDDPIHENGGPCGWAVRADDIDAETERLRERGVAVDGPHGYERERPDGSRVAWDLAFLDDRADPGATLPFLISDRTPRERRVEPTGELAGSPVRGVDTVVLGVPDLAAARDRLTAAFDLADPERGRLPSMDVELARFADAPVALTEPTGDGPLADRLDRFGPRPVAYLLGVDGGGDGDAGEGNPFADVEFEIDGRESFKSGTVGWLPLTEPVGRPYVGLIDG, from the coding sequence ATGAGCCTCACAATCGACCACGTCACGGTCGCCGGCCGCGACCTGGACGCGCTCGCCGAGGCGTTCACCGAGGCCGGCCTCGCCGCCGAGTACGGCGGCACCCACTCGAACGGCGTCACGCACATGGCGAGCGTCGGGTTCCGGGACGGCAGCTACGTCGAACTCGTCTCGACGGTCGAGTCCGACGCCGACTCGTCGTGGTGGGACGACCCGATCCACGAAAACGGCGGGCCGTGCGGCTGGGCCGTCCGCGCGGACGACATCGACGCCGAGACCGAGCGGCTCCGCGAGCGGGGCGTCGCCGTCGACGGCCCGCACGGCTACGAGCGCGAGCGGCCCGACGGATCCCGCGTCGCGTGGGACCTCGCGTTTCTCGACGACCGCGCGGACCCCGGCGCGACGCTCCCCTTTCTCATCTCCGACCGGACGCCCCGCGAGCGCCGCGTCGAGCCGACCGGCGAACTCGCGGGCTCGCCGGTCCGCGGCGTCGACACGGTGGTTCTCGGGGTACCCGATCTCGCTGCGGCGCGCGACCGCCTCACGGCCGCCTTCGACCTCGCCGATCCCGAGCGCGGGCGACTTCCGTCGATGGACGTCGAACTGGCCCGCTTCGCGGACGCGCCGGTCGCGCTGACAGAACCGACGGGTGACGGCCCGCTCGCCGACCGGCTCGACCGGTTCGGGCCGCGACCGGTCGCCTACCTGCTCGGCGTCGACGGCGGTGGCGACGGCGACGCCGGCGAGGGTAATCCCTTCGCGGACGTGGAGTTCGAGATCGACGGCCGGGAGTCATTCAAGAGCGGAACGGTGGGCTGGCTTCCGCTGACCGAACCTGTCGGTCGGCCGTACGTCGGGTTGATCGACGGCTAA
- a CDS encoding ABC transporter ATP-binding protein produces the protein MTLLDVVDLDAGYGDLQVLYDVDLTVEAGEYVAVVGPNGAGKSTAMKAVFGLADRFDGSISFDGEDITGLAPEQVIRRGLSYVPQTENVFPSLTVEENLRLGAYVEDEVSEDRKRAVFERFPVLEERLDERAGSLSGGQQQMLAMGCALMLDPDLLLLDEPSAGLAPDLVDEMFDRIDAVNDGGTSVLMVEQNAKEALRRCDRGYVLASGENRYEDDGEVLLTDEEVRQQFLGG, from the coding sequence GTGACGCTGCTGGACGTCGTCGACCTCGACGCCGGCTACGGCGACCTCCAGGTGCTGTACGACGTCGACCTCACCGTCGAGGCCGGCGAGTACGTCGCCGTCGTCGGGCCGAACGGCGCGGGCAAGTCCACCGCGATGAAGGCGGTGTTCGGGCTCGCCGACCGCTTCGACGGCAGCATCTCGTTCGACGGCGAGGACATCACGGGGCTCGCCCCCGAGCAGGTCATCCGGCGCGGCCTGAGCTACGTCCCCCAGACGGAGAACGTGTTCCCCTCGCTCACCGTCGAGGAGAACCTCCGGCTCGGCGCGTACGTCGAGGACGAGGTGTCCGAGGACCGCAAGCGGGCGGTGTTCGAGCGCTTCCCCGTCCTCGAGGAGCGCCTCGACGAGCGCGCCGGCTCGCTCTCGGGCGGGCAACAGCAGATGCTCGCGATGGGCTGTGCGCTCATGCTCGACCCGGACCTGCTGCTGCTCGACGAGCCGTCGGCAGGGCTCGCGCCGGACCTCGTGGACGAGATGTTCGACCGCATCGACGCCGTCAACGACGGCGGCACGTCGGTGCTGATGGTCGAGCAGAACGCCAAGGAGGCGCTCCGACGCTGTGACCGGGGCTACGTCCTCGCCAGCGGCGAGAACCGCTACGAGGACGACGGCGAGGTGCTGCTGACCGACGAGGAGGTCCGCCAGCAGTTCCTCGGCGGCTGA
- a CDS encoding ABC transporter ATP-binding protein, protein MSLLEVDELRKKFGGLIAIHDLSLSVDDGELVGVMGPNGAGKSTLFNCVSGVVAPDAGSVVFDGDDVTGKQPEVVARQGLVRTFQHTRQLDTMTVRENVRLAAPDQPGERAVAALARTGEMRETEREVAARADELIETFELDHLADEYASNLSGGQRKLLELARVLMLDPDLLLLDEPFAGVNPTLTNEIASFIRELNEDGMTVVVIEHELETLTELVDRLVVLQQGSVLVDGSPADVLADDRVIDAYLGE, encoded by the coding sequence GTGAGCCTCCTCGAGGTCGACGAGCTCCGCAAGAAGTTCGGCGGCCTGATCGCCATCCACGACCTCTCGCTGTCGGTCGACGACGGGGAACTCGTCGGCGTGATGGGGCCGAACGGCGCTGGGAAGTCGACGCTGTTCAACTGCGTCAGCGGCGTCGTCGCCCCGGACGCCGGCTCCGTCGTGTTCGACGGCGACGACGTCACCGGGAAGCAGCCGGAGGTCGTCGCCCGACAGGGGCTCGTGCGGACGTTCCAGCACACCCGACAGCTCGACACCATGACCGTCCGGGAGAACGTCCGGCTCGCCGCGCCCGACCAGCCCGGCGAACGCGCGGTCGCGGCGCTGGCCCGGACGGGCGAGATGCGGGAGACCGAACGCGAGGTCGCCGCACGCGCCGACGAGCTCATCGAGACGTTCGAGCTCGACCACCTGGCCGACGAGTACGCCAGCAACCTCTCTGGCGGCCAGCGGAAGCTGCTCGAACTCGCGCGCGTGCTGATGCTCGATCCCGATCTCCTCCTGCTCGACGAACCGTTCGCGGGCGTCAACCCGACGCTCACGAACGAGATCGCGTCGTTCATCCGGGAGCTCAACGAGGACGGGATGACGGTCGTCGTCATCGAGCACGAACTGGAGACGCTGACCGAACTCGTCGACCGCCTCGTCGTCCTCCAGCAGGGCTCCGTGCTCGTGGACGGGAGCCCAGCGGACGTGCTGGCCGACGACCGCGTCATCGACGCCTACCTCGGAGAGTGA
- a CDS encoding branched-chain amino acid ABC transporter permease, with protein MSVSDRLPDTVGRRLPEGDGATAAAGGLLAVVVALLVAWLPVTTPIPGPLSVFVEVGVLFGLYGILVLGLDLQYGHTGLVNFGHVVFFAVGAYTVAMLSAVDSFSGVSLGYPWPLALVAGVLAAAVVGGVIGATSLRLRDDFLAIATLAAAEIFHNVTVNFDGTFGGNTGILSIPRPLDELAGDFDTALLATLVLFAGLMLLTYAALTRLTEAPYGRVLRAIRADELVTRSVGKSTLRYKMAAFVYGAALAGLAGGLFALYNGAVAPGFFTIQVTVTVWIGMLLGGAGNHRAVLGGLAIIMGLRLVSRFANEAIPVTAGTFASVRLIVVGMILVLVIRYRPAGIWGDPDELGVDT; from the coding sequence GTGAGCGTCAGCGATCGGCTCCCAGACACCGTCGGTCGGCGGCTCCCCGAGGGGGACGGCGCGACGGCGGCGGCGGGCGGCCTGCTCGCCGTCGTCGTGGCGCTCCTGGTCGCGTGGCTGCCGGTCACGACGCCCATCCCCGGGCCGCTCAGCGTGTTCGTCGAGGTCGGCGTCCTGTTCGGCCTCTACGGCATCCTCGTGCTCGGGCTCGACCTGCAGTACGGCCACACCGGGCTCGTGAACTTCGGGCACGTCGTGTTCTTCGCCGTCGGCGCGTACACGGTCGCGATGCTGTCGGCCGTCGACTCGTTCTCGGGCGTGAGCCTCGGCTACCCGTGGCCGCTCGCGCTGGTCGCGGGCGTGCTCGCGGCGGCCGTCGTCGGCGGCGTCATCGGCGCGACGTCGCTCCGGCTACGGGACGACTTCCTCGCCATCGCGACGCTCGCGGCCGCCGAGATCTTCCACAACGTCACCGTCAACTTCGACGGCACGTTCGGCGGGAACACCGGCATCCTCAGCATCCCGCGGCCGCTCGACGAGCTCGCGGGCGACTTCGACACCGCGCTGCTGGCGACGCTCGTGCTGTTTGCCGGCCTCATGCTGCTCACGTACGCGGCGCTCACGCGACTCACGGAGGCCCCGTACGGGCGGGTGCTGCGGGCCATCCGGGCCGACGAGCTCGTCACGCGCTCGGTCGGGAAGTCCACGCTCCGGTACAAGATGGCCGCGTTCGTCTACGGCGCCGCGCTCGCCGGCCTCGCCGGCGGGCTGTTCGCGCTGTACAACGGCGCGGTCGCGCCGGGCTTTTTCACCATTCAGGTGACCGTGACGGTGTGGATCGGGATGCTGCTCGGCGGCGCTGGGAACCACCGCGCGGTGCTGGGCGGGCTCGCGATCATAATGGGCCTGCGGCTCGTCTCCCGGTTCGCCAACGAGGCGATCCCGGTCACCGCGGGCACGTTCGCGTCGGTCCGGCTCATCGTCGTCGGCATGATCCTCGTGCTCGTCATCAGGTACCGGCCGGCGGGCATCTGGGGCGACCCGGACGAGCTGGGGGTGGACACGTGA
- a CDS encoding branched-chain amino acid ABC transporter permease, which produces MGLVQNVIFGLVQGSYIAIAAIGFTMIYGIVNMINFAYGEYLTIGAFVGFVAATALPLPLPAAVLVAMAGAGVVSLLLAKAFFTPINHTGPVPMLLTSIGLGLVLRNVIRLGAGRSARRFDVDTVTYQFRGIPEVPIGPVDLLGDFFVTSEHLVVIGSALVVFLALHALLTRTDVGIAMRAMSDDVDLARVRGIDTQLIRNAVWVLAGMLAGLAGVLLGVQTNVSVSTGFSQILQILAAAILGGAGSPYGAIAGAYVIGLVLALSTAFLPASMTGVSSAMAFLVLVLVLLVKPSGIAGQEVREA; this is translated from the coding sequence ATGGGCCTGGTTCAGAACGTCATCTTCGGGCTCGTCCAGGGGTCCTACATCGCCATCGCCGCGATCGGGTTCACGATGATCTACGGCATCGTGAACATGATCAACTTCGCGTACGGCGAGTACCTCACGATCGGCGCGTTCGTCGGGTTCGTGGCCGCGACGGCGCTCCCGCTCCCGCTGCCGGCCGCGGTCCTCGTGGCGATGGCGGGCGCCGGCGTCGTCAGCCTCCTGCTCGCCAAGGCGTTCTTCACGCCAATCAACCACACGGGACCGGTGCCGATGCTGCTGACGTCGATCGGCCTCGGCCTCGTGCTCCGGAACGTCATCCGGCTCGGCGCGGGCCGGAGCGCGCGCCGGTTCGACGTCGACACCGTGACCTACCAGTTCCGGGGGATCCCCGAGGTTCCGATCGGCCCCGTCGACCTGCTGGGTGACTTCTTCGTCACGTCCGAGCACCTCGTCGTCATCGGGTCCGCGCTCGTGGTGTTCCTCGCGTTGCACGCGCTGTTGACGCGCACCGACGTCGGCATCGCCATGCGCGCGATGAGCGACGACGTCGACCTCGCGCGCGTCCGCGGCATCGACACCCAGCTCATCCGGAACGCGGTGTGGGTGCTCGCGGGCATGCTCGCCGGGCTGGCGGGCGTCCTGCTCGGCGTGCAGACGAACGTCAGCGTCAGCACGGGGTTCAGTCAGATCCTGCAGATCCTGGCCGCCGCCATCCTCGGCGGCGCCGGCAGCCCGTACGGCGCCATCGCGGGCGCGTACGTCATCGGGCTGGTGCTGGCGCTGTCGACGGCGTTCCTGCCGGCGTCGATGACCGGCGTCTCGTCGGCGATGGCGTTCCTCGTGCTCGTGCTGGTCCTGCTCGTGAAACCGAGCGGCATCGCCGGCCAGGAGGTGCGTGAGGCGTGA